In Larus michahellis chromosome 31, bLarMic1.1, whole genome shotgun sequence, one genomic interval encodes:
- the TUT1 gene encoding speckle targeted PIP5K1A-regulated poly(A) polymerase → MGRATSGGSCGEKREWEDAGGAVDMAGTGNGPGPATDVDTGPGPAVEAGPGLVLGTGTGSGPATDADTGPEADPGPVAGTSTGSCPATEADTGLETDPSSGPDTDAVPDPLPGAGTVPGLLPDPVADPDVESQPRGGFRCRLCQVSAANRPSLAEHLRGKKHQRLRALRAERRAQEQRSLFVTGFARGTSGAELADYFRTYGDVATVVMDKEKGAYAIVELREAAGRERALAEPRHHLDGHRLRVRPREQKGFVYGPPSGRSPRREPLSPARLEQELWQASDVDTQMSRLVELLELSEAERRVRHLLVTLFQEVFTEFFPGCAVLPFGSSVNGFDAHGCDLDLLLDLEPTKSLQAAATRDLPASEDSILSDIDLAVTPAPEVLELVATVLRRCVPGVRRVRAVPTARRPVVKFCHKQSGLAGDISIDNRLALLNTRFLQLCAEADERVRPLVYAVRLWAKQQGLAGNPSGGGPLLNNYALTLLVLFFLQTRSPPVLPTVARLRDVAGDEDRAVVGGWDCSFPRDAASLEPSTNTESPGSLLAQFFHVLGDFDLAGQVISLREGRALPLPSPDVPEGLKLGPFNLQDPFELSHNVAANVNEKTAARFGHCCRAAAKYCRSLQYCRKSSKGRAWGLTRLFQPGAVEPGAGNAGVFLISIPLDVAGGCRQLAGRGPWFWEVCAAIAFVLRDVLKCDCAAGKTPRASNEECGILEDSAPSEEDAEPDVEETAVVGSKRHRSEVTNGSALPGGKKPRPNVPEEAAVANWSCAVRHRVWTGRRRVRRQLRHGDDAEEPEGDSLELEQKVSETIVGQGDAEGTPQPLLQFEASARPATTRRETRVLLRLVPSPTPPGPLFRDFFHFLQSFLPGAVRRRLGWGPAGGTEPQNGGDVAGGSVS, encoded by the exons ATGGGACGGGCTACTTCCGGCGGAAGTTGTGGAGAGAAGCGGGAGTGGGAGGACGCCGGTGGTGCCGTGGACATGGCGGGTACCGGTAACGGCCCCGGCCCAGCCACGGACGTCGACACCGGCCCCGGCCCAGCCGTGGAGGCGGGTCCCGGCCTGGTTCTCGGTACCGGCACCGGCTCCGGTCCAGCCACAGATGCGGACACCGGCCCAGAAGCGGATCCCGGCCCGGTCGCCGGTACTAGTACCGGCTCCTGCCCAGCCACGGAGGCGGACACCGGCCTGGAGACAGACCCCAGCTCCGGCCCAGATACGGACGCGGTTCCCGACCCGCTCCCCGGTGCCGGTACCGTTCCCGGTCTCCTCCCCGACCCGGTAGCAGATCCCGACGTGGAGTCTCAACCTCGGGGCGGGTTCCGCTGCCGCTTGTGCCAAGTCTCTGCCGCCAACC GGCCGAGCTTGGCGGAGCACCTCCGGGGGAAGAAGCACCAgcggctgcgggctctgcgggcCGAACGCCGGGCCCAGGAACAACGGAGCCTCTTCGTTACCGGTTTCGCCCGCGGCACCTCGGGCGCGGAACTCGCCGACTATTTCCGTACCTACGGCGATGTCGCGACGGTCGTGATGGACAAAGAGAAG GGCGCTTACGCCATCGTGGAGCTGCGGGAGGCGGCGGGACGGGAGCGGGCCCTGGCGGAGCCCCGGCACCACCTGGACGGGCACCGGCTCCGTGTCCGGCCCCGGGAGCAAAAGGGGTTCGTTTACGGGCCCCCCTCCGGGCGCAGCCCCCGCCGGGAGCCCCTCAGCCCGGCCCGGCTGGAGCAGGAGCTTTGGCAGGCCTCGGAC GTGGACACCCAAATGTCGCGGctggtggagctgctggagctgagcGAGGCCGAGCGCCGGGTGCGGCACCTCCTGGTGACGCTCTTCCAGGAGGTTTTCACCGAGTTCTTCCCCG GCTGCGCCGTGCTGCCCTTCGGCTCCTCCGTCAACGGCTTCGACGCCCACGGCTGCGACCTTGACCTTCTCCTGGACCTGGAACCCACCAAATCCCTCCAGGCGGCGGCCACTCGAGACCTTCCCGCCTCCGAGGATTCCATCCTGAGCGACATCGACCTGGCGGTGACGCCGGCGCCGGAGGTGTTGGAGCTGGTGGCCACCGTGCTGCGACGCTGCGTGCCGGGCGTCCGCCGGGTCCGCGCCGTCCCCACCGCCCGGCGGCCCGTCGTTAAGTTTTGTCACAAACAATCGGGGCTGGCGGGTGACATCTCCATCGACAACAG GCTGGCGCTCCTCAACACCCGCTTCCTGCAGCTTTGCGCCGAGGCGGACGAACGCGTGCGGCCGTTGGTCTACGCCGTGCGGCTCTGGGCCAAGCAGCAGGGCCTGGCAG GAAACCCCTCTGGGGGAGGTCCCCTCCTCAACAACTACGCCCTGACGCTGCTGGTGCTCTTTTTCCTGCAGACCCGCAGCCCCCCCGTGCTCCCCACCGTCGCCCGGCTGCGTGACGTGGCAG GGGACGAGGACCGCGCCGTGGTGGGCGGATGGGACTGCAGCTTCCCCCGGGACGCGGCGTCGCTGGAGCCCAGCACCAACACCGAGAGTCCCG GTTCGCTGCTGGCCCAATTTTTCCACGTTTTGGGGGATTTCGACTTGGCGGGGCAGGTCATTTCGCTGCGGGAGGGTCGAGCGCTGCCGCTGCCGTCCCCCGACGTCCCCGAGGGCTTGAAATTGGGACCCTTCAACCTGCAGGACCCCTTCGAGCTGAGCCACAACGTGGCGGCCAACGTCAACGAGAAAACGGCCGCCCGTTTCGGCCACTGCTGTCGCGCCGCCGCCAAATATTGCCGCAGCCTGCAATACTGCCGCAAATCCAGCAAAGGCCGCGCCTGGGGGCTGACGCGGCTCTTCCAACCCGGCGCGGTAGAGCCGGGAGCGGGCAACGCCGGCGTTTTCCTCATTTCCATCCCTTTGGATGTCGCCGGCGGCTGCCGGCAGCTCGCTGGTCGCGGTCCTTGGTTTTGGGAGGTCTGCGCCGCCATCGCCTTCGTGCTGAGGGACGTTCTCAAGTGCGACTGCGCCGCCGGGAAGACGCCGAGAGCTTCCAACGAGGAATGCGGGATCCTGGAGGACTCGGCGCCATCCGAGGAAGACGCGGAGCCGGATGTGGAGGAGACGGCGGTGGTGGGTTCCAAGCGTCACCGGTCGGAGGTGACAAACGGCTCCGCGCTCCCGGGCGGGAAGAAACCGCGTCCCAACGTCCccgaggaggcggcggtggcgaATTGGAGCTGCGCCGTCCGGCACCGCGTGTGGACGGGACGACGCCGCGTCCGCCGTCAGCTGCGTCACGGGGACGACGCCGAGGAGCCGGAGGGCGACTCCctggagctggagcagaaggTTTCGGAGACCATCGTGGGACAAGGGGACGCCGAGGGGACGCCGCAGCCGCTGCTGCAATTCGAGGCCAGCGCCCGCCCGGCCACCACCCGGCGGGAGACGCGGGTCCTCCTGCGCCTGgtcccctccccaaccccccccgggcCGCTTTTTCGggacttttttcactttttgcagaGTTTTCTGCCCGGCGCGGTGCGGCGGCGCCTGGgctgggggccggcggggggcaCGGAGCCCCAGAACGGAGGGGACGTGGCGGGGGGTTCTGTCTCTTGA
- the TMEM223 gene encoding transmembrane protein 223 — protein MAAAGARAAAAALEVAVPRDVVLFRHERGRFFRLAGFFCAGQGLFWTYLAHFAFTALRPATGPGPDDPLRPRDNKWRLGFTASCLTLGSLIVAAGILFPLRAVRRVTLLRGGAEVAISTHGPLGLGRGPTLTVPLRHVSCRAHRSEVPAALPLKVKGRPFFFLMDKGGQLCNPRLFDLTVGAYRKL, from the exons ATGGCGGCCgccggggcgcgggcggcggcggccgcgctggAGGTGGCGGTTCCGCGGGACGTGGTGCTTTTCCGGCACGAACGGGGCCGGTTCTTCCGCCTCGCCGGTTTCTTCTGCGCGGGGCAAGGCCTATTCTGGACCTACCTGGCTCATTTCGCCTTCACGGCCCTTCGTCCCGCCACCGGACCCGGCCCCGACGATCCGCTCCGACCCCGCGATAACAAATGGCGGCTCGGCTTCACCGCCTCCTGCCTCACCCTCG GCTCTCTGATCGTGGCGGCTGGCATCCTGTTCCCCCTTCGCGCCGTCCGGCGGGTGACGTTGCTGCGGGGGGGCGCGGAGGTGGCCATCAGCACCCACGGGCCCCTGGGGCTGGGCCGGGGTCCCACCCTGACCGTCCCCTTGCGCCACGTCTCCTGCCGGGCCCATCGCTCCGAGGTGCCGGCCGCCCTCCCCCTCAAGGTGAAGGGCCgccctttcttcttcctgatgGACAAGGGGGGGCAGCTCTGCAACCCCCGGCTCTTCGACCTCACCGTCGGCGCCTACCGCAAGCTCTAG